A genomic region of Aspergillus oryzae RIB40 DNA, chromosome 1 contains the following coding sequences:
- a CDS encoding uncharacterized protein (predicted protein), which translates to MSVQDLGPNGAGITTLINIGFKDAPYGVPGNSDAGAMNSWLLWQMLGIYPVVTQPVYLISSPWFPDLNMTINGNQTLRITATGLDRGYYVQSVRINGQPWQKNWFEHQDLMEQGGSIEFELGPEMKAWETGSVPPSPGHTTM; encoded by the exons ATGTCTGTTCAAGATTTGGGTCCCAATGGTGCCGGTATCACAACACTTATCAACATTGG TTTCAAAGATGCCCCATACGGTGTCCCAGGAAACAGTGATGCCGGAGCAATGAACTCATGGCTTCTATGGCAGATGCTTGGGATCTACCCAGTTGTCACGCAGCCCGTTTACTTGATTTCATCTCCATGGTTCCCCGACCTCAATATGACCATTAATGGAAATCAGACCCTGCGGATCACCGCGACAGGACTAGATCGGGGGTACTATGTGCAAAGCGTGAGGATAAATGGCCAGCCCTGGCAGAAGAATTGGTTTGAGCACCAAGATCTCATGGAACAAGGTGGTAGCATTGAGTTCGAACTTGGCCCTGAAATGAAGGCTTGGGAGACCGGCAGCGTACCTCCTTCGCCGGGACACACCACGATGTGA
- a CDS encoding glycoside hydrolase family 16 protein (predicted protein): MSLFNVLALLMAFVCSVTAQTWTDCNPLNETCPAAPALGTNHSWVFNETMDDKIWSVTNGQVDWKDTGAEFSIKKKLDSPTMQSTFFIFFGIVESHVKMAKGGGIVSSVVLQSADLDEIDWEWIGYNTSEVQSNYFGKGNDTSFNRGGFHYVENADTEFHNYTTYWTQEKLEWWIDGNLVRTLKPEDALDGKNYPQTPSNIRFGIWPAGDPKNAQGTIEWAGGEVDYNAGPYTMVVKNVRVHDFHTGKEYNYTDHSGSWESIKVVEGNSTTVDELNKEPEKSLAEKWADLPTAAKTGVYCGAAAAGVLLIAGAALYFVRQRKKGRLEYALDDAKWNTERNEMNNLQTTWKASEWGNKGYQPVN; this comes from the exons ATGTCGCTCTTCAATGTACTGGCCCTGTTGATGGCCTTCGTCTGTTCGGTGACCGCTCAGACATGGACCGACTGTAACCCTCTCAATGAAACCTGTCCTGCAGCGCCGGCTCTGGGTACTAATCACTCTTGGGTCTTCAATGAGACCATGGACGACAAGATTTGGTCGGTTACGAACGGCCAAGTGGACTGGAAAGATACCGGCGCGGAATTCTCcatcaaaaagaaattagatTCGCCAACGATGCAGTCGaccttctttatcttcttcggtATTGTCGAGTCCCACGTCAAGATGGCGAAGGGCGGCGGTATCGTCAGCAGTGTGGTGCTTCAATCAGCCGATCTAGACGAGATCGACTGGGAGTGGATCGGCTACAATACCTCTGAGGTCCAATCTAACTACTTCGGCAAAGGCAACGACACCTCGTTTAACCGTGGTGGCTTCCACTATGTGGAGAACGCTGATACAGAATTCCACAACTACACCACCTACTGGACTCAGGAGAAGCTCGAGTGGTGGATCGACGGCAATCTGGTCCGCACGCTGAAGCCTGAAGATGCCCTGGATGGCAAGAACTATCCACAAACACCTAGCAACATTCGTTTTGGTATCTGGCCTGCCGGTGATCCCAAGAACGCGCAGGGAACGATTGAATGGGCTGGAGGTGAGGTCGATTATAATGCCGGCCCTTACACCATGGTTGTTAAGAACGTGCGTGTGCATGACTTCCACACTGGAAAAGAGTACAACTACACAGATCACTCTGGTTCCTGGGAAAGCATTAAGGTTGTCGA GGGTAACTCCACCACCGTGGACGAACTGAACAAGGAGCCAGAGAAGTCTCTGGCAGAGAAATGGGCAGACCTACCGACTGCCGCTAAGACCGGTGTTTACTGCGGTGCCGCAGCTGCCGGAGTTCTTCTTATCGCCGGAGCCGCTCTTTACTTCGTCAGGCAGCGTAAGAAGGGACGTCTCGAATACGCCCTTGATGACGCCAAGTGGAACACTGAACGAAATGAGATGAACAATCTGCAAACCACGTGGAAAGCAAGCGAATGGGGAAACAAAGGTTATCAACCTGTGAACTAG
- a CDS encoding uncharacterized protein (putative alpha-1,2-mannosidase), with amino-acid sequence MNDRVGALFSWDDVEESQIRSRVGISFISTEKARSYIQSEIPSWDLNDTVKSAVEEWNRDVFSKIRVPLDSTTNQTHVRLLYSSLYFIHLMPSDRTGENPLWHSEEPFWDDFYTLWDIFRCTISFYHIFQPSYYESMIRGLIDIWRHQGFLPDGRSGNWNGLVQGGSDADNMLADAYVKGLRGAINWTDGYAAMKTDAEVIPYNTYDPTDFSASTKEGRGALGDWIELGYVSQDRNTRCISRTVEYSLNDFAVSQVAAGEMPSDREKYLNRSAGWQKIWNPDVQSLNFTGFVAPKFSNGTFNSSGYDPLYCDECEWKSYTYEGTPWGELLLLCLV; translated from the exons ATGAATGACCGAGTAGGAGCACTTTTTAGCTGGGATGATGTGGAAGAGTCACAAATCCGCTCAAGGGTCGGCATCTCATTCATATCCACTGAGAAAGCTCGTTCTTATATTCAATCCGAAATACCCTCATGGGATCTCAACGACACGGTGAAGTCGGCAGTAGAAGAATGGAACCGAGACGTCTTTAGTAAAATAAGGGTGCCCCTTGATAGTACCACCAACCAGACACACGTGCGGCTACTATACAGCTCCCTCTACTTTATTCACTTGATGCCATCTGATAGAACAGGAGAGAACCCACTTTGGCATTCAGAGGAGCCCTTTTGGGATGATTTTTACACTCTTT GGGACATCTTCCGGTGTACAATTAGCTTCTATCACATATTTCAGCCTTCTTACTACGAGTCAATGATCCGCGGCCTTATTGATATTTGGAG ACACCAAGGCTTCCTACCAGATGGACGCTCCGGAAACTGGAATGGACTGGTTCAGGGAGGCTCGGATGCTGACAACATGTTAGCTGATGCATACGTAAAAGGCCTTCGTGGCGCAATCAACTGGACGGATGGCTATGCAGCAATGAAAACAGATGCTGAAGTTATTCCCTACAATACCTATGATCCCACAGACTTCTCCGCAAGCACGAAGGAAGGTCGCGGAGCCCTAGGAGACTGGATTGAGCTGGGATATGTCTCGCAAGACCGGAACACACGCTGTATCTCCAGGACTGTTGAGTATAGCCTCAATGACTTCGCGGTCAGTCAGGTTGCAGCGGGCGAGATGCCCAGTGATCGGGAGAAGTACCTCAATCGGTCTGCAGGGTGGCAGAAGATTTGGAATCCAGACGTGCAGAGCTTAAATTTCACAGGGTTTGTGGCACCGAAATTTTCCAATGGTACCTTCAACAGTAGTGGATACGATCCGTTATACTGCGATGAGTGCGAGTGGAAGTCCTATACTTATGAGGGTACACCATGGGGTGAGTTGCTGTTATTGTGCCTGGTCTAA